In Malus sylvestris chromosome 16, drMalSylv7.2, whole genome shotgun sequence, the following are encoded in one genomic region:
- the LOC126608197 gene encoding uncharacterized protein LOC126608197: MSGPSDRRFDLNLVEEAAPPSPDNIWRPSFVSPTGPLTVGDSVMKNDMTAAVVARNLLTPKDNRLLSKRSDELAVKDSLALSVQCAGSVSNMAQRLFARTRQVESLAAEVMSLKQEIRGLKHENKQLHRLAHDYATNMKRKLDQMKETDGQVLLDHQRFVGLFQRHLLPSSSGAVPRNEAPNDQPLMPPPSRVLSSTEAPNDPPPVPSLSGALPTAETSPKQPL, translated from the coding sequence atgtctggcccctccgaccgtcgttttgacttgaaccttgttgaagaggcagccccgccttctccagacaacatatggcgcccatccttcgtctccccaactggtcctcttaccgttggggattccgtgatgaagaatgatatgaccgctgcggtggtggccaggaaccttctcactcccaaagataacagactactttccaaacggtctgatgagttagctgttaaggattcgctggctctcagtgttcagtgtgcaggttctgtgtctaatatggcccaacgcctatttgctcgaacccgccaagttgaatcattggcggctgaagtgatgagtctcaaacaggagattagagggctcaagcatgagaataaacagttgcaccggctcgcacatgactatgctacaaacatgaagaggaagcttgaccagatgaaggaaactgatggtcaggttttacttgatcatcagagatttgtgggtttgttccaaaggcatttattgccttcgtcttctggggctgtaccgcgtaatgaagctccaaatgatcaacctctgatgcctcctccttctagggttctgtccagtactgaggctccaaatgatccccctccggtgccttctctttctggggctctaccgactgctgagacttctcctaagcaacctttgtga